In one window of Lampris incognitus isolate fLamInc1 chromosome 3, fLamInc1.hap2, whole genome shotgun sequence DNA:
- the LOC130109287 gene encoding AP-1 complex subunit sigma-2 isoform X2, with product MQFMLLFSRQGKLRLQKWYVPLSDKEKKKITRELVQTVLARKPKMCSFLEWRDLKIVYKRYASLYFCCAIEDQDNELITLEIIHRYVELLDKYFGSVCELDIIFNFEKAYFILDEFLLGGEAQETSKKNVLKAIEQADLLQEEAETPRSVLEEIGLT from the exons atGCAGTTCATGCTGCTTTTCAGCCGGCAAGGCAAGCTCAGGCTTCAGAAATGGTACGTGCCCTTGTCTGATAAGGAGAAAAAGAAGATCACCCGAGAGTTGGTACAGACAGTCCTGGCTCGGAAACCTAAAATGTGCAGCTTTTTAGAATGGAGAGATCTGAAGATTGTTTACAAGAG ATACGCAAGCCTGTATTTCTGCTGTGCCATAGAGGACCAGGATAATGAACTCATCACCCTGGAGATCATTCACAGATATGTGGAGCTACTGGATAAATACTTCGGCAGT GTTTGTGAGTTGGACATTATTTTCAACTTTGAAAAGGCGTACTTCATCCTAGATGAGTTCTTGCTGGGTGGGGAGGCTCAAGAGACTTCCAAAAAGAATGTGTTGAAGGCCATTGAGCAGGCTGACCTGCTCCAGGAG
- the LOC130109287 gene encoding AP-1 complex subunit sigma-2 isoform X3: protein MQFMLLFSRQGKLRLQKWYVPLSDKEKKKITRELVQTVLARKPKMCSFLEWRDLKIVYKRYASLYFCCAIEDQDNELITLEIIHRYVELLDKYFGSVCELDIIFNFEKAYFILDEFLLGGEAQETSKKNVLKAIEQADLLQENQSEDWGGLPNEEIL from the exons atGCAGTTCATGCTGCTTTTCAGCCGGCAAGGCAAGCTCAGGCTTCAGAAATGGTACGTGCCCTTGTCTGATAAGGAGAAAAAGAAGATCACCCGAGAGTTGGTACAGACAGTCCTGGCTCGGAAACCTAAAATGTGCAGCTTTTTAGAATGGAGAGATCTGAAGATTGTTTACAAGAG ATACGCAAGCCTGTATTTCTGCTGTGCCATAGAGGACCAGGATAATGAACTCATCACCCTGGAGATCATTCACAGATATGTGGAGCTACTGGATAAATACTTCGGCAGT GTTTGTGAGTTGGACATTATTTTCAACTTTGAAAAGGCGTACTTCATCCTAGATGAGTTCTTGCTGGGTGGGGAGGCTCAAGAGACTTCCAAAAAGAATGTGTTGAAGGCCATTGAGCAGGCTGACCTGCTCCAGGAG
- the LOC130109841 gene encoding retinoschisin-like, with amino-acid sequence MGVRSQEEEEVVQEEELQEEDQEVIETWTRTLKACTCDCEAADSPTGIPTVITPDLSTAPVPLPPQGRPLDCMPECPYHRPLGFESGSVTSDQISCSNDDQYTGWYSSWIPNKARLNNQGFGCAWLSKFNDNYQWIQIDLKEVGVVSGILTQGRCDADEWITKYSIQYRTVETLNWIYYKDQTGNNRVFYGNSDRSSTVQNLLRPPIVARYIRLLPLGWHTRIATRMELLMCMNKCMS; translated from the exons ATGGGTGTTCGCTCACAAGAG GAGGAAGAGGTCGTGCAGGAGGAAGAGTTGCAGGAGGAGGACCAAGAAGTTATTGAGACTTGGACAAGGACACTCAAAGCGTGTACCTGTGACTGTGAAGCCGCTGATTCACCAACAGGTATTCCTACTGTCATCACTCCTGACCTGTCAACTGCGCCAGTTCCCCTTCCACCACAGGGTCGCCCGCTGGACTGCATGCCAG AATGCCCCTATCACAGACCGCTGGGCTTTGAGTCTGGCTCCGTGACATCAGACCAGATCAGCTGCTCCAATGACGATCAGTACACTGGCTGGTACTCTTCCTGGATCCCCAACAAAGCCCGCCTCAACAACCAAGGCTTTGG GTGCGCGTGGCTTTCCAAGTTCAATGACAACTACCAGTGGATCCAGATTGACCTGAAGGAGGTGGGTGTGGTGTCTGGCATCCTCACTCAAGGTCGCTGTGATGCTGATGAGTGGATTACTAAATACAGCATCCAGTACCGCACCGTTGAAACCCTGAACTGGATCTATTACAAGGACCAGACGGGCAACAACAGG GTGTTCTACGGAAACTCTGACCGCTCCTCTACGGTTCAGAACCTGCTGCGCCCGCCCATCGTGGCTCGCTACATCCGGCTCCTCCCACTGGGCTGGCACACACGCATCGCTACGAGAATGGAGCTGCTGATGTGCATGAACAAGTGCATGAGCTGA
- the LOC130109287 gene encoding AP-1 complex subunit sigma-2 isoform X4, with protein sequence MQFMLLFSRQGKLRLQKWYVPLSDKEKKKITRELVQTVLARKPKMCSFLEWRDLKIVYKRYASLYFCCAIEDQDNELITLEIIHRYVELLDKYFGSVCELDIIFNFEKAYFILDEFLLGGEAQETSKKNVLKAIEQADLLQEPRHEYFNVPVY encoded by the exons atGCAGTTCATGCTGCTTTTCAGCCGGCAAGGCAAGCTCAGGCTTCAGAAATGGTACGTGCCCTTGTCTGATAAGGAGAAAAAGAAGATCACCCGAGAGTTGGTACAGACAGTCCTGGCTCGGAAACCTAAAATGTGCAGCTTTTTAGAATGGAGAGATCTGAAGATTGTTTACAAGAG ATACGCAAGCCTGTATTTCTGCTGTGCCATAGAGGACCAGGATAATGAACTCATCACCCTGGAGATCATTCACAGATATGTGGAGCTACTGGATAAATACTTCGGCAGT GTTTGTGAGTTGGACATTATTTTCAACTTTGAAAAGGCGTACTTCATCCTAGATGAGTTCTTGCTGGGTGGGGAGGCTCAAGAGACTTCCAAAAAGAATGTGTTGAAGGCCATTGAGCAGGCTGACCTGCTCCAGGAG